Proteins encoded by one window of Desulfovibrio ferrophilus:
- a CDS encoding cysteine synthase, with translation MMMIYDDISQLTGHTPLVRLNRITARSGVGILAKVEYFNPGGSIKDRVAAAMINAAEQRGELSPGKVIIEATSGNTGIGLAMACAVKGYRLKLLMPETASEERKRTMRAYGAEIVLTEGHMGTDGAIEEAYRLAREEPDRYVLMDQFNNPASIDAHYQGTAQEIWDQTDGQVTHVVAALGTSGTVMGLVKRLKELSPDVQVVAVEPYARHKIQGLKNMQESYPPGIFNKHMLDRIVRVEDEEAFDHCRRLAREEGLLVGMSSGAALVGALKVAEELDSGSVVVIFPDGGERYLSTPLFAPPDEQGVRIESASGGDAHLGAGTGQLCLYTVGPSLDRPDDPEFWRRLILLDVLARKLTRDGCEVRIAAGLADMDDRSMTAARAAHMPRAEFAAVVRDRIAAQAKLLGLGERVAFPLAGDCKVQSLELCEKLLSSGRAYEKLRSVYFDVLRDPDYGQVCNVDMDKLSLGKTVDLADYVKSNPQDFTLLKRATLQDIKDGEFWQTRWGNVRPSWFMQMAAAALCSVGSPTVFLGGESHRFPHMENLRAIWSVSGKASPGAWMASMPVIEPDAHGTKADDAFDQASLGGLFDAGYTPAAVRLWLSSASYHKTLDFSRSTLGMWSKNQRTVQDLAVSLAALPVTEGGGGIGPEVEQMLVDVKGAFRAALDDDLSLYAFWPELFSFCRGVKKLLGADRLSPDEITACRERLGDTDAVLGILDAGAMPVLQAAWPDEAARLVAERELARQGKDFERADVLRTRLIELGFRVEDSAQGARLYPNS, from the coding sequence ATGATGATGATTTATGATGATATTTCCCAGCTGACAGGCCACACGCCACTGGTCCGCCTGAACCGCATCACTGCCCGTTCCGGTGTCGGGATTTTGGCGAAGGTCGAGTATTTCAATCCTGGTGGCTCCATCAAGGATCGAGTAGCCGCAGCCATGATCAATGCCGCAGAGCAGCGGGGTGAATTGTCTCCCGGCAAAGTCATCATCGAGGCCACCTCGGGTAATACGGGTATCGGGCTGGCCATGGCCTGTGCAGTCAAAGGCTATCGGCTGAAGCTGCTCATGCCCGAGACCGCATCCGAAGAGCGCAAGCGCACCATGCGTGCCTATGGGGCCGAGATCGTCCTCACCGAAGGCCATATGGGGACCGATGGGGCCATTGAAGAGGCTTATCGACTGGCCCGCGAAGAGCCGGACAGGTATGTGCTCATGGATCAGTTCAACAACCCCGCAAGCATCGATGCCCACTATCAGGGAACAGCTCAGGAAATCTGGGATCAGACCGATGGGCAGGTCACGCATGTCGTGGCGGCTTTGGGCACCTCGGGTACGGTCATGGGCTTGGTCAAGCGTCTGAAGGAACTGTCGCCCGACGTGCAGGTCGTGGCGGTGGAACCCTATGCCCGTCATAAGATTCAGGGTCTGAAGAACATGCAGGAGTCCTATCCTCCCGGTATCTTCAATAAGCATATGCTGGACCGCATCGTGCGGGTGGAAGACGAGGAGGCCTTTGACCATTGCCGCCGGCTGGCGCGCGAGGAAGGATTGCTTGTCGGCATGAGTTCCGGGGCCGCTCTGGTGGGTGCCCTGAAGGTTGCCGAGGAGTTGGACTCGGGCTCGGTCGTGGTCATCTTTCCCGACGGCGGTGAGCGGTATTTGTCCACACCTCTGTTTGCTCCGCCGGATGAGCAGGGGGTGCGTATCGAGAGTGCTTCGGGTGGTGATGCCCATCTGGGTGCGGGTACGGGGCAGCTCTGCCTGTATACCGTGGGACCGAGCCTGGACAGACCCGATGATCCCGAGTTTTGGCGACGATTGATCCTGCTGGATGTGCTGGCTCGCAAGCTCACGCGTGATGGCTGCGAGGTCAGGATTGCCGCCGGGCTGGCAGATATGGATGATCGCTCCATGACCGCTGCGCGTGCTGCCCACATGCCTCGTGCCGAATTTGCTGCTGTGGTCCGGGACAGGATTGCGGCGCAGGCCAAACTTCTGGGCCTTGGCGAACGAGTGGCTTTTCCCCTTGCAGGGGATTGTAAAGTACAGAGCCTGGAATTGTGCGAGAAGCTGCTCTCTTCCGGTCGGGCATATGAGAAGCTGCGCAGTGTGTATTTCGATGTCCTGCGTGACCCGGACTACGGTCAGGTCTGCAATGTGGACATGGACAAGCTTTCGCTGGGCAAGACCGTTGATCTGGCTGATTATGTGAAATCAAATCCCCAGGACTTTACCCTTTTGAAGCGAGCGACTCTACAGGATATCAAGGATGGCGAATTCTGGCAGACCCGCTGGGGTAATGTTCGTCCCAGTTGGTTCATGCAGATGGCAGCGGCTGCTCTGTGTTCCGTGGGCAGTCCCACGGTGTTCCTGGGGGGTGAATCTCACCGATTCCCGCATATGGAGAATCTTCGGGCGATCTGGTCGGTGAGTGGAAAGGCCTCCCCCGGAGCCTGGATGGCATCCATGCCCGTGATCGAACCTGACGCCCATGGGACCAAGGCCGATGATGCCTTTGACCAGGCCAGCCTTGGCGGACTTTTTGACGCTGGTTATACCCCCGCTGCGGTGCGCCTGTGGCTTTCTTCTGCCAGCTATCACAAGACGTTGGATTTTTCGCGTTCGACCTTGGGCATGTGGTCCAAAAATCAGCGTACGGTGCAGGATTTGGCTGTGTCACTGGCGGCCTTGCCTGTAACTGAAGGCGGCGGCGGGATTGGCCCCGAAGTGGAGCAGATGCTCGTGGACGTCAAGGGCGCTTTTCGTGCCGCCCTGGACGACGATCTGTCCCTGTATGCCTTTTGGCCCGAGTTGTTTTCATTCTGCCGGGGTGTGAAAAAACTCCTTGGTGCTGATCGTTTGAGCCCGGATGAAATTACCGCCTGCCGGGAACGGCTTGGAGATACCGATGCTGTTCTTGGTATTCTGGACGCAGGGGCCATGCCCGTACTGCAGGCTGCGTGGCCGGATGAAGCAGCACGCCTTGTCGCTGAACGTGAGCTTGCCCGTCAGGGCAAGGATTTTGAGCGTGCCGATGTGTTGCGGACACGATTGATCGAGTTGGGCTTTCGGGTGGAAGACTCTGCGCAGGGTGCGCGCTTGTATCCAAATTCATGA
- a CDS encoding glutamate-5-semialdehyde dehydrogenase: MDVKQEMLELAQRAKAAARIMASADASSKVAALDALAYLLDKEREAIRVENAKDLEAAEAAGMDSARMDRLRLSDAVIDSMIQACREVAAQSDPVGEVERMWKRPNGLLVGKMRIPLGVIAMIYESRPNVTVDSGVLCLKAGNAVILRGGSEAIHSNRFLASLIHKALTDAGLPPDAVQVVPTTDREAVTAMLKLDEYIDVIIPRGGEGLIRAVVAEATMPVLKHYMGVCHTYVDSEVDQAEALKIVFNAKVQRPGVCNAMECLLVHQDVAAEFLPKVAAKLGAAGVEFRCCPASLPLMGETAVPATDKDWGQEFHALVLAVKVVPSRIEAQDHIAAHGSNHTEIILTTNHIRAMRFLREVDASMVGINTSSRFNDGGELGLGAEIGISTSKLHSYGPMGGTELTSTKFVVFGEGQVRG; the protein is encoded by the coding sequence ATGGACGTTAAGCAGGAGATGCTCGAGTTGGCGCAACGCGCCAAGGCTGCCGCCAGAATCATGGCTTCAGCCGATGCCTCTTCCAAAGTTGCTGCGCTGGATGCCTTGGCCTATCTGCTGGACAAGGAGCGCGAGGCGATTCGTGTTGAAAATGCCAAGGACCTGGAAGCCGCTGAGGCTGCCGGTATGGATTCGGCGCGTATGGATCGGTTGCGTCTGTCCGACGCAGTCATTGATTCCATGATTCAGGCCTGCCGCGAGGTGGCTGCGCAGTCCGACCCCGTGGGCGAGGTGGAGCGCATGTGGAAGCGCCCCAATGGTCTGCTGGTGGGCAAGATGCGTATTCCGCTGGGTGTCATCGCCATGATCTACGAGTCTCGCCCCAACGTGACCGTGGATTCTGGCGTACTCTGCCTGAAGGCTGGCAATGCCGTTATCCTGCGTGGTGGTTCCGAAGCCATTCATTCCAATCGTTTTCTGGCTTCCCTGATCCACAAGGCATTGACCGATGCCGGATTGCCACCCGATGCCGTGCAGGTTGTGCCGACCACGGATCGCGAGGCCGTGACCGCCATGCTCAAGCTGGATGAATATATCGACGTGATTATCCCGCGCGGCGGCGAAGGCCTGATTCGTGCGGTTGTGGCCGAGGCCACCATGCCCGTGCTCAAACACTACATGGGTGTCTGCCACACGTATGTGGACTCCGAGGTCGATCAGGCCGAAGCGCTGAAGATCGTGTTCAACGCCAAGGTGCAGCGCCCCGGCGTCTGCAATGCCATGGAATGTCTGCTGGTGCATCAGGACGTGGCCGCCGAATTCCTGCCCAAGGTCGCCGCCAAGCTTGGCGCTGCCGGGGTTGAGTTTCGTTGCTGCCCGGCTTCGTTGCCGCTGATGGGCGAGACCGCCGTGCCTGCGACGGACAAGGATTGGGGGCAGGAGTTCCACGCCCTGGTTCTGGCCGTGAAGGTCGTGCCCTCGCGCATCGAGGCTCAGGACCATATTGCGGCTCATGGCTCCAATCATACGGAAATTATCCTGACCACCAACCATATCCGTGCCATGCGCTTTTTGCGCGAGGTGGATGCGAGCATGGTGGGCATCAACACTTCGTCGCGTTTCAACGACGGTGGTGAATTGGGGCTGGGCGCCGAAATCGGTATCAGTACCTCCAAGCTGCATTCCTATGGCCCCATGGGTGGGACCGAGCTGACCAGCACCAAGTTCGTGGTGTTCGGCGAAGGCCAGGTCAGGGGCTAG
- a CDS encoding sigma-54-dependent Fis family transcriptional regulator codes for MALTVSNEHLKTYFGTLRKVIKEMAPRRAMQTGLKALLRILCETHGYKRALLTIFDPETNTLKLSVTYGSQKYSQVSYESGQGVTGQVMETGKPVIVPVMKDHAPFLNLAFGRTKEEMGRLGFICVPVRSQDSGHTDMLGTLSVDVPSGPAEALDTDCAFLKVVAAMVAKEVASLQEEMAMQRHLLAQGMVAGAGDGYNHPNIVAASKPIRLVLQQISQVGPSRATALLRGESGTGKELFAEAIHSVSPRKNKPLIKLNCAALPADLVESELFGHQKGAFTGAIANKKGMFELADGGTLFLDEIGELSLDAQAKVLRATQEKEIQRLGSEQVIKVDARLICATNRPLETMLEDGTFREDLFYRINVFPIFIPPLRERRQDILPLAEHFMQQFSEEYGKSVKRISTPAIDLLSQYHWPGNVRELGNCLERAVLICDEEVIRTYHLPPSLQTAESSATDSQLSFGEAVARFEQEILVDALKKSRGNMLQAARGLKASYRIINYKVKKYHIDPKKFAVGKSRNRGTP; via the coding sequence ATGGCACTCACCGTCTCCAATGAGCACTTGAAAACGTATTTCGGTACGCTGCGTAAGGTGATCAAGGAAATGGCCCCTCGCCGGGCAATGCAAACCGGCCTGAAGGCCCTGCTCAGAATCCTGTGCGAAACGCACGGATACAAGCGGGCGCTATTGACCATCTTCGATCCTGAAACAAATACCCTGAAGCTATCCGTCACCTATGGCTCCCAGAAGTATTCCCAGGTCTCGTATGAATCGGGACAGGGAGTCACCGGGCAGGTCATGGAAACCGGCAAACCGGTGATCGTGCCCGTCATGAAGGACCATGCGCCCTTCCTGAACCTGGCCTTCGGACGCACCAAGGAAGAGATGGGCCGACTCGGCTTCATCTGCGTCCCTGTGCGCAGCCAGGACAGCGGGCACACAGACATGCTCGGTACCCTCTCCGTGGACGTCCCTTCCGGCCCCGCCGAAGCACTGGACACTGACTGCGCCTTCCTGAAGGTCGTGGCCGCCATGGTGGCCAAGGAAGTGGCCTCCCTGCAGGAAGAAATGGCCATGCAGCGCCATCTTCTGGCACAGGGCATGGTCGCTGGAGCGGGTGACGGCTATAACCATCCCAACATTGTGGCAGCATCCAAGCCTATTCGCCTGGTGTTGCAGCAGATATCCCAGGTGGGCCCCAGCCGTGCCACTGCGCTTCTAAGGGGCGAATCCGGTACCGGTAAGGAGCTGTTCGCCGAGGCGATTCACAGCGTCAGCCCACGCAAGAACAAACCCCTGATCAAGCTCAACTGCGCGGCCCTGCCCGCCGACTTGGTGGAATCCGAACTGTTCGGACACCAGAAGGGCGCCTTCACGGGTGCCATTGCCAACAAGAAGGGAATGTTCGAACTGGCAGACGGCGGCACCCTGTTCCTGGATGAAATCGGGGAGCTGTCCCTGGATGCCCAGGCCAAGGTCTTGCGCGCCACTCAGGAAAAGGAAATCCAACGCCTGGGGAGCGAGCAGGTCATCAAGGTGGATGCCCGCCTGATCTGTGCCACCAATCGTCCTCTGGAGACCATGCTTGAGGACGGCACTTTCCGCGAAGATCTGTTCTACCGCATTAATGTGTTCCCCATCTTCATTCCGCCCCTGCGGGAGCGCAGACAGGACATCCTGCCTTTGGCAGAACACTTCATGCAGCAGTTCTCCGAGGAATACGGCAAAAGTGTTAAACGCATCTCCACCCCGGCCATCGACCTGCTCTCCCAGTATCACTGGCCAGGAAACGTACGTGAGCTTGGCAACTGCCTTGAGCGTGCCGTGCTGATCTGTGACGAGGAAGTCATCCGGACCTATCACCTGCCCCCCAGCCTACAGACAGCAGAGAGTTCGGCCACGGACTCGCAACTGTCCTTTGGGGAAGCAGTGGCCCGCTTCGAGCAGGAAATCCTTGTGGATGCACTCAAGAAGTCACGGGGCAACATGCTTCAGGCTGCCCGTGGTCTGAAGGCCAGCTACCGAATCATCAACTACAAAGTGAAAAAATACCACATCGACCCCAAGAAATTCGCAGTGGGCAAGAGCCGCAATCGCGGCACACCCTGA
- the iorA gene encoding indolepyruvate ferredoxin oxidoreductase subunit alpha, whose translation MAHPLLTKEGGDKHLLLGNEAIVRGALEAGVAFVSCYPGTPSSEVPDMFYRLMPDSDYYFEYSSNEKVALEVGGGAALAGAPTLVTMKHVGVNVAADPLMTLAYIGTPGGLVLLSADDPGCHSSQNEQDNRYYARLAGLPVFEPCTAQEAKDMTRDAFALSREFGQPVMLRTTTRVAHVRGPVQFSELPGAKFGPAFEKAPLRFVPIPVVARMRHPELLKKLDAMQEASEKSPYNTVKGRGKIGIIASGMARAYVADVADEKGCKGEFKVLNLGMTFPLPEKKIARFLKSVDTVLVVEEGEPIVEQALRALAQEKGIDIKITGKGKDLTRLGEFSTAEVRAAMYRVLGKRLPKTGSCVVEGPLPMRPPNLCAGCSHRSLYYAVRKAYGDEAVYSSDIGCYTLGILPPLSCADFLLCMGSSVSAGGGFAKASGKPVVAFIGDSTFFHSGLTGLVSGVFNNHDILLVILDNRTTAMTGHQPNPGVSTTIHGDNPCQVDIEAIVRGCGVCNVVKASPYNYKATAKAIEELRALPGVKVLIAEEPCVLFAKRTLRQHKPMVAYVAEQTEAVRDCLANLACPAFYSEQGRVEINEHQCTGCMFCMQVCKDIKARKRSA comes from the coding sequence ATGGCACATCCGCTCCTGACCAAGGAAGGTGGCGACAAGCACCTCCTGCTCGGCAACGAGGCCATTGTACGCGGAGCCCTTGAGGCTGGCGTGGCTTTTGTCAGCTGTTACCCAGGCACCCCTTCATCCGAAGTCCCGGACATGTTTTACCGACTCATGCCGGACTCGGACTATTACTTTGAATATTCGTCCAACGAGAAAGTCGCCTTGGAAGTTGGCGGCGGCGCGGCCCTGGCCGGAGCCCCGACTTTGGTGACCATGAAACACGTCGGCGTCAACGTCGCGGCCGACCCGCTGATGACACTGGCCTATATCGGCACCCCTGGCGGTCTTGTGCTGCTGTCTGCAGACGACCCGGGCTGCCATTCCAGCCAGAACGAGCAGGACAACCGCTACTACGCCCGTCTTGCCGGACTGCCCGTATTCGAGCCCTGCACCGCGCAGGAAGCCAAGGATATGACCCGCGACGCCTTTGCCCTGTCCCGCGAGTTCGGACAGCCCGTGATGCTGCGCACAACCACCCGCGTGGCCCACGTGCGCGGCCCCGTGCAATTCTCAGAGCTTCCGGGTGCCAAATTCGGCCCGGCCTTCGAAAAGGCTCCCCTGCGCTTTGTGCCCATCCCGGTCGTGGCTCGCATGCGCCACCCCGAGTTGTTGAAAAAGCTCGACGCCATGCAGGAAGCCTCCGAAAAATCGCCCTACAATACAGTGAAAGGACGCGGCAAGATCGGCATCATCGCCTCGGGCATGGCCCGGGCCTATGTCGCCGACGTTGCAGATGAGAAAGGCTGCAAAGGCGAATTCAAGGTTCTCAACCTGGGCATGACCTTCCCCCTGCCCGAGAAAAAGATCGCCCGCTTCCTGAAAAGCGTGGACACCGTGCTGGTTGTCGAAGAAGGCGAGCCCATCGTGGAGCAGGCGCTGCGCGCCCTGGCCCAGGAAAAGGGCATCGATATCAAGATCACCGGCAAAGGCAAGGATCTGACGCGACTGGGTGAATTCTCCACCGCCGAAGTCCGGGCCGCCATGTATCGCGTCCTTGGCAAACGTCTGCCCAAGACGGGCTCCTGCGTTGTCGAAGGACCGCTGCCCATGCGTCCGCCCAACCTCTGTGCCGGTTGTTCGCACCGTTCGTTGTATTATGCAGTGCGCAAGGCATACGGAGACGAAGCCGTCTACTCCTCGGACATCGGCTGCTACACTCTGGGAATCCTGCCCCCACTGTCCTGTGCCGACTTCCTGCTCTGCATGGGGTCTTCGGTCTCGGCAGGCGGCGGTTTCGCCAAGGCCTCGGGTAAGCCCGTTGTGGCCTTTATCGGCGACTCCACATTCTTCCATTCCGGCCTGACCGGACTGGTCAGCGGCGTGTTCAACAACCACGACATCCTGCTGGTCATCCTGGACAACCGCACCACCGCCATGACGGGCCATCAGCCCAATCCCGGCGTCTCGACCACCATCCACGGGGACAATCCCTGTCAGGTGGACATCGAGGCCATTGTACGTGGTTGCGGTGTCTGCAATGTAGTCAAGGCCAGCCCTTACAATTACAAGGCAACTGCCAAAGCCATCGAAGAACTGCGGGCTCTGCCCGGCGTGAAGGTACTCATTGCCGAAGAGCCTTGCGTGCTCTTTGCCAAGCGCACCCTGCGCCAGCACAAGCCCATGGTGGCCTATGTGGCCGAGCAGACTGAAGCAGTTCGCGACTGCCTCGCCAATCTGGCCTGCCCCGCTTTCTACAGCGAACAAGGCCGGGTCGAGATCAATGAACACCAGTGTACGGGTTGCATGTTCTGCATGCAGGTCTGCAAAGACATCAAGGCCCGGAAAAGGAGCGCATAA
- a CDS encoding motility associated factor glycosyltransferase family protein, whose amino-acid sequence MELYQFLEANLQALEEKKSPVVPWLRGQDFDLISLENQLVVNRFGLVDLPLNENLSMFANVPPQAYYSRWTAPEPATKSATVIVGCNLGYGLNHLLTTLPPLHPVAVLEPRPELLAACLAMTDYTGFIKQGRLTFIPPHPEALHQALCAFDLQFIYGAVKFRSDIPSRQLGPEYARWSETAQKTMENIAMELTTLRRMQDTMVGNEIGNFRQAFANGSVTGLADSAKGLTGVILGAGPSLAEFGPQIAANPGGALYATALQTLPAVHAQGIKPHMCMVIDYSPGVKNVFKRLDMEWAKDIPLIYSTKVRPDVIEMYPGPTIPMWTIGGLATYIMRDLEYVMDAGGNVSVALMRFFERCGISRMLLVGQDFAWKGEHSHVKGHHAQPTKRAFDPVRHVKLKNMHGEEIISAMSYVTAQRDMQVDCKRMDIPVYNLYGGGLEIEGSTVVTLDDITRGDLLASKDGALERFGLAMGRAQSPRTRPTFEPRLGAWTSSLKSAQKRLHKMFKKSAKKQGEIRGMLGHVLMFLKQDPLYTPYIYNEFMDIAAMSKLGGTHGMKEFTKIKNIFARVLEKVKEIDEAMSKQAGEKAA is encoded by the coding sequence ATGGAACTGTACCAATTCCTGGAAGCAAACCTTCAGGCACTGGAAGAAAAGAAATCGCCTGTAGTCCCTTGGCTCCGCGGCCAGGATTTTGACCTGATCTCTCTGGAAAATCAACTGGTGGTCAATCGCTTCGGATTAGTGGACCTGCCGCTGAATGAAAATCTCAGCATGTTTGCCAATGTCCCCCCCCAAGCATACTACAGCCGCTGGACAGCCCCCGAGCCTGCGACCAAAAGCGCCACAGTGATCGTGGGCTGCAATCTGGGCTATGGCCTGAACCATCTGCTGACCACGCTCCCGCCGCTTCATCCCGTGGCCGTACTGGAACCTAGGCCCGAACTGCTGGCAGCCTGCCTGGCCATGACCGACTACACCGGATTCATCAAACAGGGACGATTGACCTTCATCCCTCCACATCCCGAGGCTCTGCACCAGGCCCTCTGCGCCTTTGACCTGCAATTCATTTACGGTGCAGTAAAATTCAGATCCGACATCCCCAGCCGTCAATTGGGGCCTGAATACGCCCGCTGGTCCGAAACCGCCCAGAAAACCATGGAAAACATCGCCATGGAACTGACAACGCTCAGGCGCATGCAGGACACCATGGTGGGCAACGAGATCGGCAACTTCCGACAGGCCTTTGCCAACGGCAGCGTCACAGGGCTTGCCGACTCTGCCAAAGGGCTGACAGGCGTCATCCTTGGCGCAGGACCATCACTGGCCGAGTTCGGTCCGCAGATCGCCGCCAATCCCGGAGGAGCACTCTACGCCACGGCATTACAAACCCTGCCCGCTGTCCATGCCCAGGGCATCAAGCCACACATGTGCATGGTCATTGACTACAGCCCGGGGGTAAAAAACGTCTTCAAGCGCCTGGACATGGAATGGGCCAAGGATATTCCCCTCATCTATTCCACCAAGGTCCGCCCCGACGTCATCGAGATGTACCCAGGTCCCACCATTCCCATGTGGACCATCGGTGGTCTGGCCACCTATATCATGCGAGACCTCGAATACGTTATGGACGCGGGTGGTAACGTGTCCGTGGCGCTGATGCGCTTCTTCGAGCGTTGCGGTATTTCCAGAATGTTGCTGGTGGGCCAGGACTTCGCCTGGAAGGGTGAACACAGCCACGTCAAAGGTCACCACGCACAGCCCACAAAGCGAGCCTTTGACCCGGTCCGTCACGTCAAGCTCAAGAACATGCACGGCGAAGAAATCATTTCGGCCATGTCATACGTCACCGCCCAGCGCGATATGCAAGTCGACTGCAAGCGCATGGATATCCCAGTCTATAATCTCTATGGAGGGGGCCTGGAAATCGAAGGTTCCACTGTGGTGACTCTGGATGACATCACCAGGGGCGACCTGCTAGCCTCCAAGGACGGTGCCCTCGAGCGCTTCGGCTTGGCCATGGGCCGTGCGCAATCTCCTCGCACGAGGCCCACATTCGAACCCAGGCTTGGCGCCTGGACGTCCTCACTCAAATCCGCACAGAAGCGCCTGCACAAGATGTTCAAGAAGTCAGCCAAAAAGCAGGGAGAGATCCGGGGAATGCTCGGACACGTACTGATGTTCCTCAAGCAGGACCCACTGTACACTCCTTACATCTATAATGAATTCATGGATATCGCGGCCATGTCCAAGCTGGGCGGCACCCATGGCATGAAGGAATTCACCAAGATCAAAAACATCTTTGCCAGGGTTCTCGAGAAGGTGAAGGAAATTGACGAGGCCATGTCGAAGCAGGCAGGTGAAAAGGCTGCCTAA
- a CDS encoding indolepyruvate oxidoreductase subunit beta has product MAKARIFFTGVGGQGTLTATIILAQAAMAKGLEVTAGEVHGMAQRGGVVESTLLIGGFKSPRIAHGEADILLGFEPLETLRALPYLKANGTVVSNSEPIAPIGVTMGRETYPDLDAIVAKAESCAARTLFLPCQTLGIKAGAVQCGNVALLGALCATGTIPLTPAELADTVKNSLKPKIVDMNLRAIELGVQAVS; this is encoded by the coding sequence ATGGCCAAAGCACGCATCTTCTTCACCGGAGTTGGTGGCCAGGGCACCTTGACCGCCACCATCATCCTGGCCCAGGCCGCCATGGCCAAAGGCCTGGAAGTGACCGCAGGCGAAGTCCATGGCATGGCCCAGCGCGGCGGCGTCGTGGAATCCACCCTGCTCATCGGCGGTTTCAAGAGTCCGCGCATCGCCCATGGCGAGGCTGACATCCTGCTGGGCTTCGAGCCCTTGGAAACCCTACGGGCCCTGCCCTACCTGAAAGCCAACGGTACCGTGGTCAGCAACTCGGAGCCCATCGCCCCCATTGGCGTGACCATGGGCCGTGAGACGTACCCCGACCTGGACGCCATCGTGGCCAAAGCTGAGTCCTGTGCGGCCAGGACCCTGTTCCTGCCCTGCCAGACCCTTGGAATCAAGGCCGGAGCCGTGCAGTGCGGCAACGTGGCCCTGCTGGGAGCACTCTGCGCCACCGGGACCATCCCGCTGACTCCCGCAGAGCTCGCAGACACGGTCAAAAACAGCCTGAAGCCCAAAATCGTGGACATGAACCTGCGCGCCATTGAACTCGGCGTCCAGGCCGTATCCTAA
- the nadD gene encoding nicotinate (nicotinamide) nucleotide adenylyltransferase: MKVGLLGGCFNPVHNGHLRLALETGERLGLDRVELVPAAVPPHKSGDGMLPFGLRAELCEAAIAGVEMLRVNRLEGEREGPSYTVDTLRALTAQRLEDEFTFILGSEDLFVLPDWHQGVLIPGLVNLAVAGRRDGGLEAVRLFVEQTWAGAESLDDASWRLPQGRRLSFIPAGRLDISASDIRQRWIDGQSVRGLVPEAVERLMDEHGDEVRTVWES, translated from the coding sequence ATGAAGGTCGGGCTGCTGGGCGGTTGCTTCAATCCGGTGCATAACGGGCACCTGCGTCTTGCTCTGGAAACGGGCGAGAGACTGGGGCTGGACCGGGTGGAGCTTGTTCCGGCGGCAGTGCCTCCCCACAAGTCCGGTGACGGTATGTTGCCCTTCGGACTACGGGCCGAACTATGCGAGGCCGCAATTGCCGGAGTGGAGATGCTGCGCGTGAACCGCCTGGAAGGAGAGCGCGAGGGGCCATCGTATACGGTGGATACCCTGAGGGCATTGACTGCACAGCGGCTTGAGGATGAGTTCACCTTCATTCTGGGTTCCGAGGACTTGTTTGTGCTGCCTGACTGGCATCAGGGAGTGTTGATCCCCGGGCTGGTGAATCTTGCCGTGGCCGGACGTCGTGATGGTGGGCTGGAGGCCGTGCGCCTGTTCGTGGAGCAGACCTGGGCCGGAGCCGAGTCTCTGGACGACGCTTCCTGGCGCTTGCCGCAGGGCAGGCGGCTGAGCTTTATTCCTGCCGGGCGCCTGGATATCAGTGCTTCGGATATTCGCCAGCGCTGGATAGACGGACAGTCAGTCCGGGGGCTGGTGCCGGAGGCCGTGGAGCGGCTGATGGATGAGCACGGAGACGAGGTTCGTACGGTCTGGGAGAGTTGA